GGCTCATACCAGGCGCGAAAGTGCCTAGCTAGTTTAACAAGTGAGGAATAATCTGCTGCGCACCGTGCCGTGAGCTTCCATCACCTAGCTATATAGCTAGCTAGCATTCAAGGTCGAAGACATTATTAGTAGTTGTGACGAGACTAGCAAGGGCTGAGCAATGGACGACGGTGGCCGGGTGCTGACAGTTCCCCTCCTGGTGCTCCTGCTGGTCAGCCTCGCTGGCTCGAGCCCTCCGCCGGCGCCGGTGGTCTGTGCCCACGGCACGTCCGATTGCACTGTCTCCAACGCGTACGGCTCCTTCCCGGACCGCACCGTCTGCCACGCCGCCAACGCCACCTTCCCGCGCACCGAGAAGGAGCTAGTTGCGGCCGTGGCAGCAGTGGCGGCGGCCAAGCGCAAGGTGAAGGTGGCCACCAAGCACTCCCACAGCTTCCCCAAACTGGCCTGCCCCGGCGGCCGCGATGGCACGATCATAAGCACGGAGCGCCTCAACCGGGTGGTAAGCGTGGACGCCGTCAAGGGGCTTATGACGGTGGAAAGCGGCATGGTGCTCCGCGACCTGATCCAGGCGGCTGCCGAGGCAGGGCTCGCGCTGCCGCACTCGCCGTACTGGTCAGGGCTCACCATCGGAGGCCTGCTGGCCACGGGCGCGCACGGCAGTTCGCTCAAGGGTAAGGGTGGCGCCGTTCACGAGTACGTGGTTGGGATGAGGATCgtcacgccggcgccggcgagCCAAGGGTTCGCGGTGGTACGGGAGCTCTGCGCCGACCATCCTGACCTCAACGCGGCCAAGGTCTCCCTCGGCGTCCTTGGCGTCGTTTCCCAGGTACGCCTTTGCCCTTTGCGGTTGCTTAGGATTCAGGCATGCATCAATTTCTCGACGGATTTTTGTGCGCGGGCGAGCCAAGGATTTTCCTTTTGCGAGGGACATCAGGGACTAGGTTAACCGTTGACACACCTTCAAATTGTCGAACGCAACCGCGCCAATTACACGCGTTATATGCTTTTCCTTTTTCCTATTCGTTTTTCCTTTTTCAAAAACTGACGACCATATATTAAGTATCACAAGCTCTTAAAATACATATTTATAGAAATTGAAAATTACACCAGAATTCATGAGGAACTGAAGTCTTCTTTCTCCTGCATACACTCGCAGCACGTCGTGAGCAAAACTCGTTGCCGTTTCTGGGTCTCTGCCTCAATGGAGAAACTTGTTAAAACCTTTGTTCGTCGTCGTCAGAACTGGAGCTGGAGGACCAAGGCACATAGTTGTGCCATCTGCTCtatagagggggagggggcgtgatCTTAACGTGGAGGAGGTAGATCGACGACGCCGGTTTAGCTCCTAGGGTTCcacgggagggagggagaagGGAGGAAAACTTTTCATGTAAGCCTTCTCTCAAAGTCTCACTCATTTCAGTTTGAGTGATTAGGATTTAGGCGTTGATGTGCGTGCCTTATGGCTCAAGGGTTAATTCTTGAAGTAGTACTAAAGACATTTAAAAGTTCAATTAATTAGTTTTAAGGTATatataataaattaattaatcaATCCTTTCTCATAGAATTTTCATAGCAATGTGTATGTGCAGGTTACACTGGCCTTACAACCGATGTTCAAGCGGTCGGTGACGTTCGTGACGCGTGACGACTTGGACATTGCAGAGCAGGCATCCAAGTGGAGCGACCTGCATGAGTTCGGTGATATGGCATGGTTGCCACAGCAGGGCAAGGTTATTTACCGCGAGGACGACCGCATGTCCATCGAGTTGATGGGCGACGGCCTCAATGACTACCTAGCCTTCCGCTCCACCCCAACGGCAGTGCTCATCAACGCCAGAGTCGCCATGGAGCCTCTTGAGAAGAACATCAATGCCATTGCTCGGTGCAAGGCCGCTGAGGCGACAATATCATTGTTTGAGATGGCAGCATACGGCTACTCCAACAATGGCAGCTTGTTCACTGGGTACCCTGTGGTGGGGTTTCAACACCAGATCCAAGCTTCTAGCGGATGCATCGGCAGCTCAAAAGATGCGCTCCTCACCTCATGCGCATGGGACCCGCGCATCGAGGGAACCTTCTTCTACAGCAATGGCTACAGCATTGCGCTCTCTAGGGTGTCGGCATTCATCGCCGACATGCAGCAACTCCGTGACCGCAGCCCGCTGGCCTTCTGCGGAATCGATGCTAGTGTGGGTATGCTCCTCCGCTACGTCAAAGCATCCTCCGCCTACCTCGGCAAGCCAGAGGACTCGATCGACTTTGATATAGCCTACTATCGGAGTTACACCAAGGGTGAGCCCAACCCACACTCTGATGTATTCGACGAGCTCGAGCAGATGGCACTGCACAAGTATGACGCCATCCCACACTGGGGCAAGAACCGCAACTTTGCCTTTGAGGGCGCCATTGCCATGTACCCCAAGGCAGGTGAGTTCCTGGAGGTGAAGGGCAGGTACGACCCCGACGGGATCTTCTCCAGCAAGTGGAGTGACCAGGTGCTCGGCATCAATGGGAGCCCGGTCATTGTCGAGAGGCGTTGCGCCATCGAGGGGCTTTGCATCTGCTCAGAAGACTCGCACTGTGCACCGGAGGAGGGCTACTACTGCCGCCCGGGGAAGGTGTACACGGAGGCGAGGGTCTGCTCGTTCGAACCCATCTCGCACTGTGCACTGGAGGAGGGCTACTACTGCCACCCGGGGAGGTGTACACGGAGGCGAGGGTATGCTCCTTCGAACCGGCCATCTGATGAATTGTTTTTCTTTAGATGGCAGCTTTGAAATTATTTCTACAACGTGCCCTTGGATAATATCGTGAACATGAATAATGCTTTTGCCTTCCAGGTCCTATCCTATGCGAAGGTTGTTACTTCACTTGTTGTAACTCAACTCCCACGTTCGTTCGTATGGGAAAGGCAAATGATTCTGGTCGGGCGTCCGGCCGAGCGCAGCGCCGGTCGCTCGCTCACGTGACACGCGGCAACGGGCCAACGCACCGCTCACGCTCCCTTATCTATTCACACGAATGGTTGCTCCTCGTCCACGCATTTTTCTCCTCGCGCAACACGTCTTCTTCTCTACCATCTTTTCTATAACTTCCACCTCCTGCCATGGAACTGCCAACCCCGTCGTGGCACTTCTCCATCTCAAAGGGCCATCGATGCACAAGGGGATGGGAGGAGTTGACTCCTTTGGAGACACCGCGAGCCCGAGTCTCCaaagcaactctagcagaccccttaAATTGCCCCGACCCGCAAAATAATCGTCAGTTTACGGTTTTGGACGGAAAAAGTGACTCGAACAGGAAACTTAAAAGCGTCCGACCCGTAAAAAAATTGTGGGGCGCGGTAAAATACCCCTCCGACCCGCGAAAacacagccccccccccccccccaacccgtCGGTGCCATGTATCCCGCGGAAGCggttggcgggagggacatttcagcTCGCGCGCTCCCCCACATCCCCTCCCGCAGACGCCCGCCACCGTCGCCGCTAGCCGCCGCCTATGATTTCGGCCATTCCGGCCAGCGGAATTGCGCCGCCCGCCTCGGATCCGACGAGCCGAGCCACTGCGACGTTGCCGCCGCCCCGGATCGACCGCGTCGAGCTGCCGCCCGCCCCGGATTCGCCGAACCGCCACCCCGGTGAGCCATTTTTCCCTCACCTTGAGCTCGGCCGTAAAAAATTCGTTGATGCGATCTTCGAAGCGGGTTTTTTTAGATGGATTTGAGCCCGTGCGAGCAATTTTTGCTCGAGGATTCATCCTCATCCGACAACTCGGACGTGGAATCGATGCTCGAGCGCCATCGTCAGCAGATGGTCGTGGTGGTCCTAGCcgtgaaggaggaggaggatcaaAACCTCAAAAGACGGCGAGGTTCGACTGTCGGCCGTCTTTGCATCCCTCGCAACCGCCATCTCAGAAGTATGATGTTGATGCAAGACTACTTCGCTGACAATCCAACATATCCGCTGCACTTCTTCCGGAGAAGGTATTGAATGCGTCGATCACTCTTCATACAAATCGTGCAAGCTTGCGATGCCAATTGCCGGTTTTTTAATCAAAGGAGAAACGCCGCGGGCTTGTTGGGTTTTAGCACCTATCAAAAAATATCCGCGGCTATGCGTTTGATTGCATATGGTATTCTGGCTGACTATGCCGACGAGTATCTTCGCATTGACGAAGATACTACATTTGAGTCAGTGCGTAGGTTTGCCAAAGTGATGATCCGCGTCTTTGGTCATGTCTATCTTCGTGCACCCAACAAGGAAGACACAATAAAGTTGATGGCAGCAAATGAGAAGCGAGTTTGGCCCGACATGCTAGGAAGCATTGGTTGTATGCATTGGACTTGGA
This genomic window from Aegilops tauschii subsp. strangulata cultivar AL8/78 chromosome 4, Aet v6.0, whole genome shotgun sequence contains:
- the LOC109785934 gene encoding probable L-gulonolactone oxidase 4, which gives rise to MDDGGRVLTVPLLVLLLVSLAGSSPPPAPVVCAHGTSDCTVSNAYGSFPDRTVCHAANATFPRTEKELVAAVAAVAAAKRKVKVATKHSHSFPKLACPGGRDGTIISTERLNRVVSVDAVKGLMTVESGMVLRDLIQAAAEAGLALPHSPYWSGLTIGGLLATGAHGSSLKGKGGAVHEYVVGMRIVTPAPASQGFAVVRELCADHPDLNAAKVSLGVLGVVSQVTLALQPMFKRSVTFVTRDDLDIAEQASKWSDLHEFGDMAWLPQQGKVIYREDDRMSIELMGDGLNDYLAFRSTPTAVLINARVAMEPLEKNINAIARCKAAEATISLFEMAAYGYSNNGSLFTGYPVVGFQHQIQASSGCIGSSKDALLTSCAWDPRIEGTFFYSNGYSIALSRVSAFIADMQQLRDRSPLAFCGIDASVGMLLRYVKASSAYLGKPEDSIDFDIAYYRSYTKGEPNPHSDVFDELEQMALHKYDAIPHWGKNRNFAFEGAIAMYPKAGEFLEVKGRYDPDGIFSSKWSDQVLGINGSPVIVERRCAIEGLCICSEDSHCAPEEGYYCRPGKVYTEARVCSFEPISHCALEEGYYCHPGRCTRRRGYAPSNRPSDELFFFRWQL